A DNA window from Aminiphilus circumscriptus DSM 16581 contains the following coding sequences:
- a CDS encoding PAS domain-containing protein: protein MKALRIPNVFSRLSSSRASRYGVLLCVLLGLLCTGWIAVSQRERSHALFRERFERDAALRATAVADNLRERLLEISALQRFFEGSDVVTPEEFSTFTTPVLHDRNGLRGFFWAPLVVSPLPDRQERRTILPEQDVHSIKIRDWGEDAAGAPDSASSRVLTCPVLYLKAEPELSRLQNTDLLTIPTVQGALERAWEGERLAVSGRFSSEGDAPEQFLVFGLEPVFRNRRHGNDDAETRELLGFVGGILAPYDVLATVITATKPIGLSTWVIDLSAPSEQQTLAFWKPRLEDSGNAVVLSENLQILREFPLGDRQWAVKIRTEGHYMADNLPLGYLWIPPLGMLLTVLFGSVLFLSLSRKEHAESLVLLRTAALRTAEDRLHMALEGADVGVWDWDAASGKIDISFRGCSTLDYTPEDRSSSFSAWRALLHDEDGARFDDTLNRCVAGDTDFFDMECRMRSRSGSWQWMLWKGKVVERNDRGRALRFAGVLVDVTPRKQAELALREAMERLEFVLDAAQIGVWEWEPEQGTFHPDSRWTSMLGYPSSETPSTTEDFLALVHEKDLPRLRHAQEMLLAAGTNRIETEARLRAKDGSWRWMLNRGRAIDNGGTKGGNMPRRVAGIQLDITDRKEMEARLQHSLREKEVLLREVHHRVKNNLQIISSLLSLQLQEVRDPFAREHLTETLTRIRSMALIHEHLYKQESFSTILMAAYTADLVLHIRSLYGKVGHELRFVLAIPETLLVDLDQAICCGLILTELLTNAIRHAFPPGHERKPEVKITLREERENFLVLEVADNGVGLSETVLTEKEQSLGLRIVHALARQLDGTITFLNAEGCVARLTFVRTSKGNSTKSPL from the coding sequence ATGAAGGCTCTTCGCATCCCGAATGTCTTCTCTCGCCTCTCTTCGTCTCGGGCCTCCCGATACGGAGTTCTCCTCTGCGTCCTCCTGGGGCTCCTGTGTACCGGCTGGATCGCCGTCTCCCAGAGAGAACGCTCTCATGCGCTTTTCCGGGAACGTTTCGAGCGGGACGCGGCACTCCGTGCCACCGCCGTCGCGGACAACCTCCGGGAACGGCTTCTCGAAATCAGCGCGCTGCAGCGCTTCTTCGAAGGATCCGACGTCGTCACCCCCGAGGAATTCAGCACGTTCACCACCCCAGTGCTGCACGACCGCAACGGTCTCCGGGGGTTCTTCTGGGCTCCTCTCGTGGTTTCTCCACTGCCGGACCGGCAGGAACGACGCACCATCCTTCCCGAACAGGACGTTCATTCCATTAAAATTCGCGATTGGGGTGAGGATGCCGCGGGCGCTCCGGACTCCGCCTCTTCTCGTGTGCTCACCTGCCCCGTTTTGTACCTCAAGGCCGAGCCCGAGCTTTCTCGCCTGCAGAACACGGATCTTCTCACGATTCCCACCGTGCAGGGAGCTCTGGAACGCGCCTGGGAAGGCGAACGCCTCGCCGTCTCGGGACGTTTTTCCTCCGAAGGGGACGCGCCGGAACAGTTCCTGGTTTTCGGCCTGGAACCGGTTTTTCGGAACCGTCGTCATGGAAACGACGACGCGGAAACGAGAGAACTTCTCGGCTTCGTGGGAGGAATTCTCGCGCCCTACGACGTGCTCGCGACGGTCATCACCGCGACGAAACCCATCGGCCTCTCCACCTGGGTTATTGATCTCTCCGCACCCTCGGAACAACAGACGCTCGCCTTTTGGAAACCGCGTCTGGAGGATTCTGGAAACGCCGTCGTACTGTCGGAAAACCTCCAAATACTCCGGGAGTTTCCCCTCGGCGACCGCCAATGGGCCGTGAAAATCCGCACCGAGGGGCACTACATGGCGGACAACCTGCCTCTCGGATATCTCTGGATTCCTCCCCTCGGCATGCTTCTCACCGTACTCTTCGGCTCCGTTCTCTTCCTCTCGCTTTCCCGAAAGGAACACGCCGAGTCCCTGGTGCTGCTCCGAACCGCTGCCCTCCGCACGGCGGAAGATCGCCTCCACATGGCTCTCGAAGGCGCGGACGTGGGAGTATGGGACTGGGATGCCGCATCGGGCAAGATCGACATAAGCTTCCGGGGATGTAGCACGTTGGACTACACACCGGAAGATCGTTCCTCGTCCTTTTCGGCGTGGCGCGCACTCCTCCACGACGAGGACGGGGCTCGCTTCGACGACACCCTGAACCGCTGCGTGGCAGGCGACACGGACTTCTTCGACATGGAATGCCGTATGCGTTCCCGGAGCGGTTCCTGGCAGTGGATGCTCTGGAAGGGTAAGGTGGTCGAGCGGAACGACCGTGGGAGAGCGCTGCGTTTTGCGGGCGTCCTCGTGGATGTCACGCCCCGCAAGCAGGCGGAACTTGCCCTCCGGGAAGCGATGGAACGCCTCGAATTCGTCCTCGACGCAGCCCAGATAGGTGTCTGGGAATGGGAACCCGAACAGGGAACATTCCATCCGGACAGCCGATGGACATCCATGCTCGGCTATCCTTCCTCCGAGACACCATCCACCACGGAAGATTTTCTCGCGCTCGTTCACGAGAAGGACCTCCCCCGCCTCCGTCACGCCCAGGAGATGCTCCTCGCGGCAGGAACGAATCGCATCGAGACGGAAGCGCGCCTCCGTGCAAAGGACGGTTCCTGGCGCTGGATGCTCAACCGGGGACGGGCAATTGACAATGGAGGAACGAAAGGCGGAAACATGCCCCGCCGCGTGGCGGGCATTCAGCTCGACATCACGGACAGGAAGGAGATGGAGGCGCGGCTGCAACATTCTCTGCGCGAAAAGGAGGTGCTTCTCCGGGAGGTCCATCACCGGGTGAAGAACAACCTCCAGATCATCTCCAGCCTCCTGTCCCTTCAACTCCAGGAGGTCCGTGATCCCTTCGCCCGGGAACATCTCACGGAGACACTCACGAGAATCCGCTCCATGGCCCTCATTCACGAGCATCTCTACAAACAGGAATCTTTCTCGACGATCCTCATGGCCGCGTACACGGCAGACCTAGTCCTCCACATCAGAAGTCTCTATGGCAAGGTCGGACACGAACTCCGCTTCGTCCTCGCCATTCCCGAGACGCTGCTCGTCGATCTGGACCAGGCGATCTGCTGCGGTCTCATCCTCACCGAATTGTTGACGAACGCAATCCGCCACGCCTTTCCTCCGGGACACGAGCGAAAACCCGAGGTGAAGATCACCCTGCGCGAGGAACGGGAGAACTTCCTCGTCCTCGAAGTCGCCGACAACGGAGTGGGTCTGTCG
- the panC gene encoding pantoate--beta-alanine ligase, with protein MRRVTERSVLREELRRLRSGGTLGLVPTMGYLHEGHLSLVRRCRIENTFTVVSIFVNPTQFGPQEDLARYPRSLDRDLRLLEAEGADLVFAPEPEEMYAQDASTWVEETSLSRGLCGASRPGHFRGVCTVVLKLFNLVQPDRAYFGQKDFQQVQVIRRMVRDLDVPVEIVSCPIVREPDGLAMSSRNVYLSETQRGSALRLSRALERARFLFDQGERRADRLLGDVRAFLLEDPAVAVEYAELRDAVTLEPVEAADAPVVLALAARIGNTRLIDNTVLSHVPESGS; from the coding sequence ATGCGACGTGTAACGGAACGTTCGGTCTTGCGGGAGGAACTCCGCCGCCTCCGGAGCGGTGGAACGCTGGGACTTGTTCCCACCATGGGATATCTTCACGAGGGGCATCTTTCCCTGGTGCGGCGATGCAGGATAGAGAACACCTTCACGGTCGTCTCCATTTTCGTGAATCCCACACAGTTCGGTCCCCAGGAGGATCTCGCCAGGTATCCTCGGAGCCTCGACAGGGATCTCCGTCTTCTGGAGGCGGAGGGCGCCGATTTGGTCTTTGCTCCGGAGCCGGAGGAGATGTACGCACAGGACGCCTCTACCTGGGTCGAGGAGACGTCTCTGAGTCGGGGTCTCTGCGGTGCTTCACGCCCCGGGCATTTCCGGGGCGTCTGTACGGTGGTGCTCAAACTTTTCAACCTCGTTCAGCCGGATCGGGCGTACTTCGGCCAGAAGGATTTTCAGCAGGTTCAGGTGATCCGCCGCATGGTGCGCGACTTGGATGTCCCCGTGGAGATCGTCTCCTGCCCTATTGTCCGCGAGCCCGACGGCCTCGCGATGAGCAGCCGCAACGTCTACCTTTCGGAAACGCAGCGCGGTTCCGCCCTTCGTCTGAGCCGGGCTCTCGAAAGGGCGCGGTTTCTCTTCGACCAGGGAGAACGGCGGGCGGACAGACTGCTCGGAGACGTGCGAGCCTTTCTGTTGGAGGATCCCGCCGTGGCGGTGGAGTACGCCGAGTTGCGGGACGCGGTGACCCTGGAACCCGTAGAGGCGGCGGACGCCCCGGTGGTGCTCGCCCTTGCCGCCCGAATTGGAAATACCAGGCTCATCGACAACACGGTGCTCTCCCATGTGCCCGAATCAGGATCGTAA
- the thrS gene encoding threonine--tRNA ligase — translation MSECTMQHPSEDLPQRTAGQLLSERGLLKGAVAAKVEERLVDLSSALAEGMTVEPVPGESEEGLDVLRHSASHLMAQAVCRLFPGTKLGIGPAIKDGFYYDMQIAGQLTEEDLPRIEKEMARIVNEGLAVERVLLPREEALALFKERGESYKEELIRDLPDEQISCYRQGEFIDLCRGPHVPNTKMLRHVKLLSVAGAYWRGDEKNAMLTRVYGTAFASAQALEDYLKRIEEAKRRAHQKLGKELDLFSIQPEGPGFPFFHPKGMVIINTLVDFWRKEHLRRGYCEIRTPLILDRDLWIRSGHWDHYRENMYFTKIDDRDFAVKPMNCPGGMLVYKSQLRSYRDLPLRMAELGTVHRHERSGVLHGLMRVRCFTQDDAHLYVTPEQIKDEILGIMDLMHYVYNDVFGFKYRVELSTRPEKAMGDPVMWEKAEQALQEALEEGGVSFKINPGDGAFYGPKIDFHLEDCIGRTWQCGTIQLDFQMPEKFDITYVGSDGAQHRPVMLHRTVFGSLERFFGILIEHFAGAFPYWLAPVQVKLLPVKDAHLPYAREVETMLRGWNVRVEKDLRDEKLGKKIRDAQLQKVPYMIVLGDREVETRSLSVRERTKGDLGSLSPDSFRELLREEFSPL, via the coding sequence ATGTCTGAATGCACCATGCAGCATCCGTCGGAGGATCTGCCCCAAAGAACGGCCGGTCAGCTTCTGTCGGAACGAGGGCTGCTGAAGGGGGCCGTGGCGGCAAAGGTGGAGGAGCGGCTTGTCGATCTCTCGAGCGCACTCGCCGAGGGGATGACGGTCGAGCCGGTTCCGGGTGAGAGCGAAGAAGGGCTTGACGTCCTGCGCCATTCCGCCTCGCATCTCATGGCTCAAGCGGTGTGCCGCCTCTTTCCCGGCACGAAGCTGGGAATCGGTCCAGCCATCAAGGACGGTTTCTATTATGACATGCAGATTGCGGGACAGCTCACCGAAGAGGATCTGCCCCGCATCGAAAAGGAAATGGCCCGCATCGTGAACGAGGGACTCGCGGTGGAACGTGTCCTTCTTCCCCGGGAGGAGGCGCTCGCGCTTTTCAAGGAACGGGGAGAGAGTTACAAGGAGGAACTGATCCGGGATCTGCCGGACGAGCAGATCTCCTGCTACCGCCAGGGGGAATTCATCGACCTTTGCCGGGGTCCCCACGTGCCGAACACCAAGATGCTCCGACACGTGAAGCTCCTCTCTGTCGCGGGCGCATACTGGAGGGGCGACGAGAAGAATGCCATGCTGACCCGGGTGTACGGCACGGCCTTCGCGAGCGCCCAGGCACTGGAGGACTATCTGAAGAGGATTGAGGAGGCGAAACGGCGGGCACACCAGAAGCTCGGAAAGGAACTTGATCTCTTCAGCATCCAGCCCGAAGGGCCGGGCTTCCCCTTTTTTCACCCCAAGGGCATGGTGATCATCAACACTCTCGTGGACTTCTGGAGAAAAGAGCACCTGCGCCGGGGCTATTGCGAGATCCGTACCCCTCTCATTCTCGACCGGGACCTGTGGATCCGCTCCGGGCACTGGGACCACTACCGGGAGAACATGTACTTCACCAAGATCGACGATCGGGACTTCGCCGTGAAGCCCATGAATTGTCCTGGGGGGATGCTGGTCTACAAGTCCCAGCTCCGGAGTTACCGGGATCTGCCCCTCCGCATGGCCGAACTCGGAACGGTACACCGCCACGAGCGCTCCGGTGTACTTCATGGGCTCATGCGGGTCCGCTGCTTCACCCAGGACGACGCCCATCTCTACGTCACGCCCGAGCAGATCAAGGACGAGATCCTGGGCATCATGGACCTGATGCACTATGTCTATAACGACGTGTTCGGTTTCAAGTACCGGGTGGAGCTGTCCACGCGCCCCGAGAAGGCTATGGGCGATCCCGTCATGTGGGAAAAGGCGGAGCAGGCTCTCCAGGAGGCGCTGGAAGAAGGGGGCGTTTCCTTCAAGATCAACCCCGGCGACGGTGCCTTCTACGGTCCGAAGATCGACTTCCACCTGGAGGACTGCATCGGCAGGACCTGGCAGTGCGGAACGATTCAGCTCGATTTCCAGATGCCCGAGAAATTCGACATCACCTACGTGGGCTCCGACGGGGCACAACACCGTCCCGTCATGCTGCACCGGACGGTCTTCGGAAGCCTGGAGCGCTTCTTCGGCATTCTCATCGAGCACTTCGCAGGGGCCTTTCCCTATTGGCTCGCTCCGGTGCAGGTGAAGCTGCTTCCGGTGAAGGACGCCCATCTTCCCTACGCCCGTGAGGTGGAGACCATGCTGCGTGGTTGGAACGTGCGGGTCGAGAAGGACCTCCGGGACGAGAAGCTGGGCAAGAAGATCCGCGATGCCCAGTTACAGAAGGTCCCCTACATGATTGTTCTCGGGGACCGGGAAGTGGAGACTCGTTCTCTCTCCGTTCGGGAGCGGACAAAGGGGGACTTGGGGAGCCTCTCCCCGGATTCGTTCCGGGAACTGCTCCGCGAGGAATTCTCTCCGCTGTAG
- a CDS encoding ketopantoate reductase family protein — translation MLCREEVEAFGPVTIVGCGALGGRFAVSLAAAGVRVQALQRRGEHFDVCRERGLLYVDARGEECRVRFPLSDDPGELAESPLAVVFVKSGQTGEVAPLVARCLTRDGIVLSLQNGLGNGEALAQVLGEERVALGVTTCGARRSAPGVVHWGGDGVTRMAPLRPSRDLSRIAALFRAGGFVVELLREPWRAVWEKVILNAAGNPVSALLRCSNGELFRNASALSLMRRLLVEGVAVARVEGMFFDEEELWSSLLLVLERTGTNRTSMLQDVERGTPTENGAISGAILRRGIARGVATPDTACVVALMEALDEAMKKRKRQSSDGGKMCE, via the coding sequence GTGCTCTGCCGAGAGGAGGTCGAGGCCTTCGGACCGGTGACCATCGTCGGCTGCGGTGCCCTGGGCGGGCGTTTCGCTGTCTCGCTGGCCGCTGCAGGGGTGCGGGTTCAGGCCCTCCAGCGGCGGGGAGAGCATTTCGATGTCTGCCGGGAGCGGGGGCTCCTCTACGTGGACGCCCGGGGGGAGGAGTGCCGGGTGCGCTTCCCCCTGAGCGACGATCCGGGGGAGCTCGCCGAGAGTCCTCTTGCGGTGGTCTTCGTGAAGAGCGGCCAGACCGGGGAAGTGGCCCCTCTCGTGGCGCGGTGTCTTACCCGGGACGGCATCGTCCTGTCGCTGCAGAACGGCCTCGGCAACGGAGAGGCCCTTGCGCAGGTCCTCGGTGAGGAGCGGGTTGCCCTCGGCGTCACCACCTGCGGGGCCCGGCGCAGCGCTCCGGGAGTCGTCCACTGGGGCGGGGATGGAGTGACCCGCATGGCTCCCCTGAGGCCATCGAGGGATCTTTCCCGGATCGCCGCGCTCTTCCGCGCCGGAGGATTCGTGGTGGAACTCCTCCGTGAACCCTGGCGAGCGGTTTGGGAGAAGGTAATCCTCAACGCCGCGGGAAACCCCGTGAGCGCCCTGCTTCGCTGCTCCAACGGAGAGCTGTTCCGAAACGCTTCCGCCCTCTCTCTGATGCGTCGCCTTCTCGTCGAGGGGGTGGCGGTGGCCCGGGTTGAGGGGATGTTTTTCGACGAGGAGGAGCTATGGTCCTCGCTGCTGCTGGTGCTGGAGCGCACGGGCACGAACCGGACGTCCATGCTGCAGGATGTGGAGCGGGGAACTCCCACGGAGAACGGGGCAATCAGCGGGGCGATTCTTCGCAGGGGCATCGCCCGGGGCGTCGCAACTCCCGACACGGCCTGCGTCGTGGCGTTGATGGAAGCGCTGGACGAGGCGATGAAGAAACGAAAACGACAGTCTTCCGATGGGGGGAAAATGTGCGAATGA
- a CDS encoding PLP-dependent cysteine synthase family protein: protein MAANERALVWGPTFEEMLHPEKMPAAVRKRAVEAAKTDPLDPVNLFNITWKDENCRPYSMVLPKELTGIDAPVVVLYSKDFPTGSHKVGATYSVTLEHQLEGKIAPGRDTLVYPSTGNYGIGGAWVGARMGYDALVILPELMSQERFDRIASYGARYIKTPGCESSVKEIFDKCHELRREPNTVILNQFEVMANYRWHYFVTGNTAAEVVRDLGAQGVGNGRCAAFVSSMGSAGTIAAGDRLKQLFPSCRIVGLEPTRCPTLYSNGYGDHDIQGIGDKHVTWIHNVLNMDLLVCVDDMECKKGLQLLTDPVGMAWLRENGISEENIRLMASIFGISGVCNVLGAIKAAKFYGFSKNDMLVTVCTDAIDRYHSVMRQLDERFGGMTREEAKLRHETLFLGQRTDWVQEGTRLNRERWFNLKYYTWVEQQGKTVAELDAQRSPAWWEAHQAKVADIDARLLTLRG from the coding sequence GTGGCTGCAAACGAACGCGCGCTTGTCTGGGGTCCCACCTTCGAGGAAATGCTCCATCCCGAGAAGATGCCCGCCGCAGTCCGGAAGCGGGCTGTCGAGGCGGCGAAAACGGATCCCCTCGATCCGGTGAACCTTTTCAACATCACCTGGAAGGACGAGAACTGCCGTCCCTATTCCATGGTTCTACCAAAGGAACTCACCGGCATCGACGCTCCCGTGGTGGTGCTCTACAGCAAGGATTTCCCCACGGGATCGCACAAGGTGGGGGCCACCTATTCGGTGACCCTGGAACATCAGCTCGAAGGAAAGATCGCGCCCGGTAGGGACACGCTGGTCTATCCCTCCACGGGGAACTACGGCATCGGTGGCGCCTGGGTAGGTGCCCGCATGGGCTACGATGCCCTGGTCATCCTCCCGGAACTCATGAGCCAGGAGCGCTTCGACCGGATCGCGAGCTATGGGGCCCGGTACATCAAGACGCCGGGATGTGAGTCGAGCGTGAAGGAAATCTTTGACAAGTGTCACGAATTACGGCGAGAGCCGAACACGGTGATTCTCAACCAGTTCGAGGTCATGGCCAACTACCGCTGGCACTACTTCGTCACGGGAAACACCGCCGCGGAGGTGGTTCGGGATCTGGGCGCGCAGGGTGTCGGAAATGGGCGCTGCGCCGCCTTCGTCTCCTCCATGGGATCCGCGGGGACCATCGCCGCGGGGGACCGACTAAAGCAGCTTTTCCCCTCCTGCCGGATTGTCGGGCTCGAGCCCACCCGGTGCCCGACCCTGTATTCCAATGGCTACGGCGACCATGACATCCAGGGAATCGGCGACAAACACGTCACGTGGATCCACAACGTCCTCAACATGGACCTCCTGGTTTGCGTGGACGACATGGAGTGCAAGAAGGGATTGCAACTCCTGACGGACCCTGTGGGGATGGCTTGGCTCCGCGAGAATGGAATCTCCGAGGAGAACATCCGCCTCATGGCCTCCATTTTTGGCATTTCCGGCGTGTGCAATGTCCTGGGTGCTATCAAGGCGGCAAAATTCTACGGTTTTTCCAAGAATGACATGCTCGTCACGGTCTGCACCGACGCGATTGACCGGTACCATTCGGTGATGCGGCAACTGGACGAGCGCTTCGGCGGAATGACCCGGGAAGAGGCGAAGCTGCGGCACGAGACACTTTTCCTGGGGCAGCGCACGGACTGGGTGCAGGAAGGAACCCGGTTGAACCGGGAACGCTGGTTCAACCTGAAGTACTACACCTGGGTGGAACAGCAGGGAAAGACCGTGGCCGAACTGGATGCCCAGAGATCCCCCGCCTGGTGGGAAGCCCACCAGGCGAAGGTCGCCGACATAGATGCCAGGCTGCTCACCCTGCGGGGATAG
- a CDS encoding DctP family TRAP transporter solute-binding subunit, protein MVFVRRTTLRVLLLCVVLLCRDASAREIRLAHLNPQRPFEVATAAMAQVFKSMVEAGSGGSLQVALLPEGEPGNERECMEQVRAGVLQSYIASAGGMAPFYPLVGVLDIPFAIRDFSVAWRVYDGPFGELLRQDILEKSGFRVLGFGEAGGFFQISNNKRPILSPEDMEGLRMRVMAVPSQENFMRAFGAVPVVMPWSEVRTALETGVVDGQHNPVPILLAGGLQTVQRYLTLSNHLYSVYFWVMNDDFYRSLTPEERRVVDEAARVAIVAGRGLNRILEASGKERALLEEAGMRIDVLSPEATEAFRRIGRASALAFLAESSGEEGRRMAERYLDAIRAAEKEVE, encoded by the coding sequence GTGGTTTTCGTGCGCCGCACCACGCTCCGTGTGCTTCTTCTCTGTGTGGTTCTCCTGTGCCGGGATGCCTCCGCCAGAGAGATCCGGCTTGCCCACCTCAATCCCCAGCGCCCTTTCGAGGTGGCCACTGCCGCGATGGCCCAGGTCTTCAAGAGTATGGTGGAGGCGGGCAGCGGCGGAAGTCTTCAGGTGGCGCTCCTCCCCGAGGGAGAGCCTGGAAACGAGCGGGAGTGCATGGAACAGGTGCGGGCGGGGGTATTGCAGAGCTACATCGCCTCCGCCGGAGGAATGGCCCCCTTCTACCCGCTGGTGGGCGTTCTGGACATTCCCTTCGCGATCCGGGATTTTTCCGTGGCGTGGAGGGTCTACGACGGTCCCTTCGGCGAACTGCTCCGGCAGGACATCCTGGAGAAATCCGGATTTCGCGTGCTCGGCTTCGGAGAGGCCGGCGGATTCTTCCAGATTTCCAACAACAAGCGCCCAATCCTCTCCCCGGAGGACATGGAGGGGCTCCGTATGCGGGTTATGGCGGTTCCTTCACAGGAAAATTTCATGCGAGCCTTTGGAGCCGTTCCTGTGGTCATGCCTTGGTCCGAGGTGCGCACTGCTCTTGAGACGGGAGTCGTGGACGGGCAACACAACCCCGTTCCCATCCTGCTCGCCGGAGGGCTCCAGACGGTACAGCGCTATCTGACGCTCTCGAACCACCTGTACAGCGTCTATTTCTGGGTCATGAACGACGATTTCTACCGGTCTCTCACTCCGGAGGAACGGCGTGTGGTGGATGAGGCGGCCCGGGTGGCTATCGTCGCGGGACGAGGGCTCAATCGAATTCTCGAGGCCTCCGGAAAGGAGCGTGCCCTTCTTGAAGAGGCGGGGATGCGGATTGACGTGCTCTCTCCAGAGGCGACGGAAGCGTTCCGCCGGATCGGCCGTGCCTCCGCCCTGGCGTTTCTCGCCGAATCGTCCGGCGAGGAGGGACGACGGATGGCAGAACGCTATCTCGACGCAATACGTGCTGCGGAAAAGGAAGTGGAGTGA
- a CDS encoding threonine synthase, with product MAERYMLRCVLCGASPKVEARVYTCPRCGLDGTLDVCYDMSALRGRVTGETFEASGRRDLWRYESLLPVAARTSIPPLQVGWTPLYASAKLAETYGVAEVHVKDEGRNPTASLKDRASAVGVAKALDFEQKAIACASTGNAASSLAGFSAVADLPCYIFVPERAPAAKVAQLLVYGATVVLVRGNYAVAFDLATWAIERFGWYNRNCAINPYLVEGKKTCGLEIAEQLAWRMPHRIFISVGDGCCISGLYKAFRDLVDLGLIDTLPRLVGVQAEGCAPVAEAFDAGAERVTFRSGDTLADSIAVGAPRNWAKALRAVRESRGDMVRVTDGEILSAMTELARTAGVFGEPAGVTAFAGFRKMALAGKIGRDERVVIVVTGNGLKDVDSARKAVPEPILVEPDPEDLLRKLGNIAR from the coding sequence ATGGCGGAACGATACATGCTTCGGTGCGTTCTCTGCGGCGCCTCTCCGAAGGTGGAGGCTCGCGTCTATACCTGCCCCCGTTGTGGTCTCGACGGAACGCTGGACGTGTGCTACGACATGTCCGCACTTCGGGGACGCGTGACCGGCGAGACCTTCGAGGCGTCGGGACGGCGGGATCTGTGGCGCTACGAGTCCCTTCTTCCCGTGGCGGCGCGGACCTCCATTCCACCTCTCCAGGTGGGATGGACGCCCCTCTATGCGTCGGCGAAACTGGCGGAAACCTACGGCGTGGCGGAGGTGCACGTGAAGGACGAGGGACGCAACCCCACGGCGTCCCTGAAAGACCGTGCCAGTGCCGTGGGCGTCGCAAAGGCCCTGGATTTCGAACAGAAGGCCATCGCCTGCGCCTCCACGGGAAACGCAGCGAGTTCCCTCGCGGGTTTTTCCGCCGTGGCGGATCTTCCCTGTTACATCTTCGTCCCCGAGAGGGCGCCCGCAGCAAAGGTGGCGCAACTCCTCGTCTATGGCGCCACGGTGGTCCTGGTCCGGGGAAATTACGCGGTGGCCTTCGACCTGGCCACCTGGGCGATTGAAAGATTCGGCTGGTACAACCGCAACTGTGCCATCAATCCCTACCTGGTGGAGGGGAAGAAGACCTGCGGGCTCGAAATCGCCGAGCAACTCGCCTGGCGGATGCCCCACCGGATCTTCATCTCCGTCGGTGACGGCTGCTGCATCAGCGGTTTGTACAAGGCCTTCCGGGATCTTGTGGACCTGGGGCTCATCGACACGCTGCCGCGTCTCGTGGGCGTCCAGGCCGAGGGGTGTGCTCCCGTCGCGGAGGCCTTCGACGCAGGAGCGGAGCGCGTGACCTTCCGTTCCGGAGACACCCTGGCGGATAGCATCGCCGTGGGGGCTCCGCGAAACTGGGCGAAGGCGCTGCGTGCGGTCCGGGAGAGCCGGGGCGACATGGTTCGAGTTACTGACGGGGAGATTCTCTCGGCCATGACGGAACTCGCCCGGACCGCAGGGGTCTTCGGAGAGCCCGCGGGGGTGACCGCCTTCGCGGGATTCCGCAAGATGGCCCTGGCGGGAAAGATCGGCAGGGACGAACGGGTGGTCATCGTCGTCACCGGAAACGGCCTGAAGGATGTAGACAGCGCCCGCAAGGCCGTGCCGGAACCCATCCTGGTGGAGCCGGACCCGGAGGATCTGCTGCGGAAACTGGGAAACATCGCTCGCTGA
- a CDS encoding flavodoxin family protein: protein MKKMTVLLGSPRRGGNSEMLADSLVRGFGGTGGEALTIRLADLRLGGCVDCRRCWSSGRPCVIDDDMQSVYLALDEAEIVVFVSPLYWWSWSAQIKPVWDRLIPYGADGAPRNLSGKGAILLATAGDDDPGCFEGLRFSFARGTEYLGMMHLGEICASGVNAKGAIQGSEWLEKAEALGRSLSA, encoded by the coding sequence ATGAAAAAGATGACGGTTCTTCTCGGAAGTCCGAGACGCGGAGGAAACAGTGAAATGCTGGCGGATTCCCTGGTGCGGGGATTCGGCGGAACCGGTGGAGAGGCGCTGACGATCCGCCTCGCGGACCTGCGCCTCGGAGGATGCGTGGATTGCCGTAGGTGCTGGAGCAGTGGCCGTCCCTGCGTGATCGACGACGACATGCAGTCCGTCTATCTCGCCCTCGACGAGGCCGAGATCGTGGTGTTCGTGTCGCCTCTCTATTGGTGGAGCTGGTCCGCGCAGATCAAGCCCGTGTGGGATCGCCTGATCCCCTATGGGGCCGACGGTGCTCCCCGGAATCTTTCTGGGAAGGGGGCGATCCTTCTGGCCACTGCGGGAGACGACGACCCCGGCTGCTTCGAAGGACTCCGTTTCTCCTTCGCTAGGGGTACGGAGTATCTGGGCATGATGCACCTGGGGGAGATCTGTGCTTCCGGAGTGAACGCGAAGGGAGCAATCCAGGGGAGCGAGTGGCTTGAAAAGGCGGAGGCGTTGGGAAGATCCCTTTCTGCGTAG